TTTAAGCGCCTTTGAAATGAGGAAAATGTGGGACTGCAGGACGGTCATTGCAGAGATAAGAGAAGCATTCAAGGACAGAATTCCTGTGGATGTCAGGTATTATATTGTTGGAATATTAAGACATTGCACATGACAGTTAATGAGTTGATTGCTGGTTTTGAAGTTGAATTGTATTTGTtaatgtgtgggttttttttttttttttttttctttcagtattGAACTTTTGATGGCCTGTGGAAACAAACTGGTTTCCCCAAAGTTGCGTGAAGGCCAGGAACTGAATGCCTTTATGATTCACAAGGTATTCAAATCAAAGGCGGTGTACATTAGGCCATCAAGCAATCTTCCATTTCCGGTAAgctatttaaaaataatgtgaagcagtgtgtttctgtctcaatTGGAGCATACAATTCTCATGGTTTGCCAATAGGCTTAACCTCAACAtcttatcaacatttttgttgtgttttagtttgaCAGCACAGATTCAGAGGACAGTTGTGTGGAGGTTGACACTACATCAGCTTCTAGTGACCACAGAACTACCACTGCCAGTGAGACCAGTAACTGTATGACTACAAGGGCCAGGGGAAACCAAATTGCATCAACACAGCAGATTTCTAGTTATCCTTGCACAAGAAGGGCCAGAGCTAACCAGCCCTCTGCAACGCAGCAAGCGACCAGTGATACCATGGCCAGAGCTAACCAGCCCTCTGCAACGCAGCAAGCGACCAGTGATACCATGGCCAGAGCTAACCAGCCCTCTGCAACGCAGCAAGCGACCAGTGTCATTGACTTAGATAGTGTTGCCACAGTGAACCAGACTCCATCAGCTAGCAATGACGACTATGCTGCCTACCTTTCGATCATGGGTTCCATCTCCGACCTTTCTTCTGATGATGACGACGAATTAAACCAGGCTATAATGGCCAGTCTTGAGAGTCATGCGTAAGTGACTGGTTGATATGACATTGTTTAATGAGCGTAGTAATTTCTAGGGCTGTACCCCAAGCTTCGAAGCTTTGTTCAGTGCCATGTTATTCGCACGGCAAAATCATTattcagatatttaaaaaaaaaaatcccacggCAGCAGAGTCCAATAGGAAGAGGGGTGAGGAGAGTGAAGAGAGAAAGGTAGAGAGCGGGGGAGAGCGAGTCAGTGCAGGCCATTGTCCCCCTCTTTCTTGTTGCCCTGCACACCTCTCACTCCTATCGGACCCCCCAGGCTGGAGTGAAATttcaaataaattcaaatacTTGTTGCTGAAACTACAAAGCCCAAAAAATGGCATTCAGTACAGCCCTAATAATTTCAGATGCACAGCAGAAAAAGTCAGAGGAAGGTTTTCTGCATGAATTGATAATAAAATGTGATCTGATCTTCAACAAAGTCTCAAGTATAGACAAAGATAGAAACACCAACATTTATATCTACCAGGGCTATATTATGGTTTAGAATGTAGTTAGCAGTAATGGTTAAAAAGATGAATTATGACCTATGCTTATTTGATATAATTGAGGATGATGTACAAAAAGTATGACCTTATCtctatttttatacttttttctttttggttccAACAGGGAATCTCAACACCAAAACACTAAATCAGCACAGGAGGTGCTCCTCGATCTTGCATCCCAAATTGACAGTAACCAAAGATGCAGATTCAACATTAATAGATCTTCAGTATTGGATGGTGCTCTGCGGGGCTTCAGACGAATGTCCTATAATCCCAGGTACCAGATGTGTATCAAGTTTTCAGATGACTTGGGAATGGATGAAAAGGCTGTGGACCTTTGTGGCCCTCGGAGTTACGGGTGCTCATGGAAGCTCTGGCACTGTCACCAATGTTTGAAGGAAGAGACGGCAAGTTGAACTTGGCTTTGGACAGTTCAGGTATATGCCAT
The sequence above is drawn from the Epinephelus moara isolate mb chromosome 12, YSFRI_EMoa_1.0, whole genome shotgun sequence genome and encodes:
- the LOC126398878 gene encoding uncharacterized protein LOC126398878, which encodes MRKMWDCRTVIAEIREAFKDRIPVDVSIELLMACGNKLVSPKLREGQELNAFMIHKVFKSKAVYIRPSSNLPFPFDSTDSEDSCVEVDTTSASSDHRTTTASETSNCMTTRARGNQIASTQQISSYPCTRRARANQPSATQQATSDTMARANQPSATQQATSDTMARANQPSATQQATSVIDLDSVATVNQTPSASNDDYAAYLSIMGSISDLSSDDDDELNQAIMASLESHA